In Deefgea piscis, the DNA window AACGCGGCATTAACCGTTTTGGCGCATTGGGTTTCAAAAAGCCGATGGTTAATAACACTTCTTCGAAATGCTCAAAAAACAGCTCTACCGCCTGATGTGGGGCGCGTTCGCGATTTTCTTCTAGGTAGCGAATGTCGTCATAGCCTTCGTCAAAACAGGCAGTGCGCAATTCGTAGGCCAAGATTTGCACGGCCTGCGATAGATTCAAGCTGGAATAGTCTGGGTTAGTTGGAATGGTTACGCGGCGATTGCATTGCTCAAGTTCGGCAATGGTTAAGCCACTGGTTTCCGCGCCAAAGACCAATGCCACTGAAGCGCCAGTTCTGGCTGCCTGAACTAATTCAGGTGTGATTTGACGCGGGGTTTGTAGTGGTTGTGATAGCTCTCGACGGCGGGCGGTCATTGCCACTTGTAAAGTGGTGCCTTCTAGCGCTTCGGCCATTGAAGAGACTACTTTGGCGTTGGCCAAAATGTCGCGGGCACTTGAGGCGAGGGCGTCGGCCACCTCAGAAGGGAACTCTTTGGGGTTAATCAAATAGAGTTGGGTTAAGCCCATGGTTTTCATGGCGCGAGCCGTTGAACCAATGTTTCCGGGGTGGCTGGTGTGCGATAAAACAACACGGATGTTGGATAAGCAAGCGGTTTCATTCATTTGATTTGATTCTTTATTCATAATCGGGTTTATACTTTCGCGTGAGACGGGTAGAATGCGTCCTTAATATATCTGATCTTTTTTAATAGTGAGAAGTCATGCATCCAATGCTGAACACTGCGGTGCGCGCTGCGCGTCGCGCCGCCACCGTTATTCAACGTGCGTCGAATAATTTAGACTTAATTACCCCAGAAAAAAAAGGTCATAATGATTTTGTTTCTGAGGTTGATCGTGCAGCAGAACAAGCCATTATCGATACTATTTTAGAGGCGTACCCAAATCACGCGATTTTAGCAGAGGAGTCGGGTAGCCGCGGTAACTCTGAATACGTTTGGATTATCGATCCACTTGATGGTACTACAAATTTCTTGCATGGCTTCCCACAATACGCCATTTCTATCGCGCTTGAGCATAAAGGCGTGATCACACAAGCCGTTGTTTACGATCCAAACCGCAATGATTTGTTCACTGCGACCCGTGGTGTTGGTGCATTCTTGAATGACCGCCGTATCCGTGTTTCAAAAGTGCGTGAATTGTCTGATGCATTGGTTGGGACTGGCTTTCCGTATACCAAGTTCAATAATTTAGAAAACTACCTGAATATTTTCCGCGATATGGCACAAAAAGCGGCTGGCGTACGTCGTCCGGGCGCTGCGGCCTTGGATTTGGCTTATGTGGCTTGTGGTCGTTTTGATGGCTTCTTTGAGTTTGACTTGAAGTTGGTTGATATTGCTGCAGGTACTTTGTTGGTGCAAGAGGCCGGTGGTTTGGTGACTGACCTCAATGGCGAAGAAAAATTCTTGGTTTCTGGTGATGTACTTTGCGGTACACCACGCGTATTTGGCCAAATGTTATCGTTGATTCGCGGTCATTTGAAGTAAGCCTGACGCAGAAAAAGTTTTCCTGCCTTAAGGCTTGCTTTGTCAGCGCCAAATTTTAAACGGGTTCTCTATCGAGAACCCGTTTTGCTGTCTGGCGTTAGGCTGGCACTTAACGAAACTATCAATGTCGATGCTAATTGATTTTTCGTAGATGCTGAATGGATTGAAGTTTGCGTTCAGGTGTGAAAATGAAAAATGTCATCTTGTGGGGCGTGGTCTTGTTAGTGGGTTGTGGGCCTGCTCAGTCCGTGCCAAGCGAAAAAATTGCTGAGCCACAGCGTGAGGCTTTGCAGAAAACTCACGCAGTGGCCAGTATGGTTGAGCAGCAAGCAGGGGATCAACTCAATAAAATTGAGGCGGAAACCAAGTAGTTATACGGGTATATTGATCTATGCCATATTGATTATGGCTTTTAATCATATACCTTTATAAAAGTAGGGCGCTGTAGGTTTCAGGTTTAAAGCCAACGATGATTTTTCCGTTGTAATCGAGTACCGGCCGCTTGATGACCGATGGATTGGCTAACATCAGGGTGGTGGCGCTGGCGGCATCCATGACGCTCGCTTTACAGGCTTCATCGAGTTTG includes these proteins:
- a CDS encoding RNA methyltransferase → MNKESNQMNETACLSNIRVVLSHTSHPGNIGSTARAMKTMGLTQLYLINPKEFPSEVADALASSARDILANAKVVSSMAEALEGTTLQVAMTARRRELSQPLQTPRQITPELVQAARTGASVALVFGAETSGLTIAELEQCNRRVTIPTNPDYSSLNLSQAVQILAYELRTACFDEGYDDIRYLEENRERAPHQAVELFFEHFEEVLLTIGFLKPNAPKRLMPRLRRLFVRAQMEREELDIMRGILRAASEFKTEKKD
- a CDS encoding inositol monophosphatase family protein, whose translation is MHPMLNTAVRAARRAATVIQRASNNLDLITPEKKGHNDFVSEVDRAAEQAIIDTILEAYPNHAILAEESGSRGNSEYVWIIDPLDGTTNFLHGFPQYAISIALEHKGVITQAVVYDPNRNDLFTATRGVGAFLNDRRIRVSKVRELSDALVGTGFPYTKFNNLENYLNIFRDMAQKAAGVRRPGAAALDLAYVACGRFDGFFEFDLKLVDIAAGTLLVQEAGGLVTDLNGEEKFLVSGDVLCGTPRVFGQMLSLIRGHLK